The Coturnix japonica isolate 7356 chromosome 6, Coturnix japonica 2.1, whole genome shotgun sequence genomic sequence AGTGGTGTGCCCAGGTACTTGTTTGCACCCCTCCCACTTGCTGCTTCTTAAAGTGGCACAAATCTTTTTGAAAACAAGGGTGAAGCAGTTTTGTTTGACTAGTTTGCTCAGAACCAATTAAACTACAGCCTACTCTTCACACATGCTCACACTGCCCTGGCAGGCGATCACTGATGAGTGAGATGATAACTGATAGCTCTGTTGTGTCAGGAAATCACTTAGGCTTTCTCTATGAAAATCACCTTATTTGTTAGAAATTAATACATTATCAAAATAACCAGTCAAAAGCTGGGCTACAAACTGAGTAGCACATTCAGCCTTCAGAGCATGAAGGCTGTCATCCCTAAGGTTATCCAGAATTAAAACTTTCTCACACCCCAAGAATTTAGTTTGGTTTAATGCTTGCTACTTACaagctcatttttattttcatattttaaagattgTGTCTGTAGAGTTTATTACAGGAAGTAGAAAAGCTCATGTGTAATGCTGTAACACAATGtaaagcacagcaataacagcagagcagcaaggtctgAGGATGCAGCAAACAAGAAATTGCTCAAGTGCAACAGCTACaggcacagaaatgaagaaaagaatttgcTTACCTTCAGAATGCCTGAGATGGGAAGGGATTTGAAACAAGACACCTTCACCTACActgctaacccttaaatgaCGGCTGGGAAGGGGGTTCATcttggctccagcccttcctgtCACTCAGCTTCACTGTGTGCACCTGTGGATTGGCCCCTcctcccaccaggtgctccatcactgcttcaaacTGTGACTTAGAATTTCCGCTACACATATGCAGACCATTTTACTAAGCAGTTCTGGCTCTGCTATGTAACGTGGTAGAGGTGGTGTTGCACAGTTCCTAAGAACTGGCCCTAGACACCTCACTCCCACTGGCATTTGTCTCACGATAAAAGGTGAGATGATGGCCAGGCTGCAGCATGGGTTAGGAACCCTCTGGTGTGGTCACTCAAGTCAGTCTGTCCAAAGAGAGGTGTGTTTGCATCTACTGAGACCAAAGTTCAGACTCAACTATGTCCCTTCAGACCTAACTGAcaattgtggggtttttttctatATCTTCCCAAATACACAATGTAAACTAGGCTAATCTAATAGCAAAAAGTGACTGTTAGGAATAATTTCTCATGTCACAGATATTTTTATAGAAATTGAAACAATTTTAAccaatgatttttttaaaaattatttttgttgttgttgttgttgggggGGGGTagcaaggggggggggggggggagatgggggacTACTTGTTTTTCACTGTACAAAGGGAGAATAAGTCACTAATATTTCCTTCCCCAGAATTGATTACTTCTCTCCTTCAGTATTTGATGCTACTTTATTGACCTTGTAAAAACAAAGtcccttcttttgtttcttttcatgaaaTCTTCTTATAcagtttttctctgtctctcaaGATAAATAAGATTCTAATGGGCATCAGCCTAGTGGTGGTGCCATTACTATCACCTTTGGAAGCGATGTTCTCCTTTGGCTGAAAAATTTGAGCTGTGTCAGAGCTTTTGGCTTGTCAGCAAGCTGGGTGGTGTTGATGTACAcccacagcacagtgacagTCACATAAGGTGCCGCTAGCATTCAAGGTTAGAATCCAAGTGgattatgcttttaaaataagctcATAAAGgtttcaaaaaataaacactgaagtaaTTATTAATGGCACTGTTGCCAGCCTTCGGTACTCCTGTATTTCTACCATTATGATGATGCTGTGCTGGCCTCTCATTCagattctgaaaataaaagagttgTCCAAGTGCACGACTGATCTGGCCAAGATCAGTCAGTGCCTTCTCAGGCCAGCACTACTGCTTTCACACTTGCCTGCTTTTGGCAGAGTTGCCAGTGGGAGTAAAGTGAGGCAGGGTGAGTAATGTTTGTTTCACTTGAAGTTTAAGGTCCTCAACTAGTAACACAAGGAGTTAGTGACCAGGGGTTAGAGACTGGACAGGGTTAGCATTCACAGCTGTGGAGTAACATGCAAAGTCCTTTGCCCACCTCGCTGGGAGTCCACGGGGGAAATATGACCAAACAGAGGATGGCTGGCAAACATTTCTGCTATGGCGTGTGCTTACAAACTTATGCTGAAGACCCTCTAATTTTTTTCACATCATTACAGTTTGTTCTGATTTTGAGATGATTCTGTAACTGCAGAAATGAGCAGGGAGATACCAAAGCTGAAGTTTCCAGGACAGATAGATAGCATAAATAAAAACTTACCATGGCTTTTAGTGTTTGGAGGGTCCAGTTTTATTCTCAGGGTGATGTTAATCGCTGTGAGCTTTTGAACTATGTAGGAATATGACGAGTGGAAAACTACTGCCTGTATTCTGATTTCCTTGTCCTGGTGGCAGAGGTGGTTTCACAACAGGAGTCATGCAAGGCTGAAGACTGTGGGCGGGTGAGCTGATGAGTGAAGTTAGATACTGGAAAGCTGTAAAAAATTTGTGAGTAAAGTAAGAGTAACAATACAGTTTTAAAGTGAAAGAGTGCCCGTAGGTTCTTGATTCCCCATTTGTCATCTGCACGCCTGTTTCAAACTGGATTAACACAGCAACCTGTTTAGACCTTACACTATAGTATTCAGTGATTTACATCTTGGCTGTGATGTCCGGAAACAAGGTGCTGGTCAGCAGCTTGTAGATCTCGTCACATGCTGAACAGATGCATGTTGCAGTCTGAGGattttgtttataaacatttctttttgtatgtttggATAACTTTACTATTCCAGGAATGGTGAGATGGtcatttgcatttttgtaaTGAAGAATCTGAATATTACCAGAGTGTGAATAATTAGGTACCTTGTGGAAGTACCAAGCTGTTGAAGCAGGAAGGTGTGTTGGTGTAACATTAATCCTTAGGCAGTAATCATTCTAAGCAAATACCTTTAAGATAAAGTACTTCATTTGCAGAGAATAGCAGCAAGAGTGGTTCACAGCCCATGACAGCAAGCAAGGAGCTGAATGGATGCCAGGGGCATCTATGTCTTTCCATAGAGCAGGTGGTGAGACTATGTACTCAAAATGAGTAATTGAATTAAAGCCAGCTCAGGAATGTCATGCACAGCCAGTTGCTGCTCTGGAATTACAGTGATGTGCACAGCCAAGAGGCTGCAAGCAGCCTCCTCTCTGGCCCCTGTGTTAGCACTAGCCACGgtcctgccttcccttcctgcttACCTTTGTATGTTATTTGTTTGGTCTCCCATCATCCAGAGGGTAGGAGGAGGTGGTCTGGCTCTATGGCTGTATGTTTCCTCGCGCAGCTCCCTGTAACCAATCTGGGGCTGACAAGGCTCATGTGAGTGGGTGCAGCTAATAGTGAAGCATTAGATGCAGTGTGTGTGAATGCATGTTTAGATGGTCAGCCAGCCCTTGCCCCATGGTTTGCAGAGCTTGTGCGGAGCCTACGTTATCTAAGTTATGCTGGAGTCAACTATccaagaggaaggagaaggatttATAAACATATCTTGGTCTGACTGTTGCACTGTGCAGCTCGCTCTGCAAGTGGGAATGCCCAGCTTTGGTAGGTGATTAAACCCCATTAATAAATGTTTAGAAAgctttgtcttaaaaaaaaaaatagtttagcTTTAAAGAGAGAGGACAAGATCTGAGTGGCTTCTGCAAGGAACACAGAACACAGGCTGTTTCCAAGATGTAGGTGTCTACCAAGCTTAGCCCTTGGGAAAACCTCAGTCAAGTTTTGTGAAGATCTGATGCCAGTGATGCTAGAAAAGTTGATCTCACCAGACTCAGTTCCCATGTGTGGCAACTTGATTTCTTTGTCCTACTAATGCTTTGAGTCGGGAAAGGGACGAGGAGTTGCCAGAGGTGCTGAGTCCAGGTGGCTTCTGGCCACCACATCAGACTTATGAGGGTTAAAGACCTGATGTCTCAAAAACTCTCCCATGGGGCGTGTAAGGGGAGAGAAACCTCCCATCCAGGAGCTTGCTGCCCTGTGCCACCTTAGTAGCACTGcttatttgttctttcaggGAATGTATTATAagtgaagaacagcagaaaaaagaaggctgacTGAGCAACATCTGTGGTAGCAGCGATGTTTGTATGGGTAGGTTTGGGGAGGGAAATTTGGGAACTAAGGAGaccaaaacacagttttatAGCTTGTGGCTATACAGGGCTATAGGAAGATTTCCTGGTTGCAAGTCACTTCAGGAAATCTCTTTTCACTTGTTAATATAGGAACTGTATCAGGAGAGTCAGGGGACGAACAATAACAGACCAGACAATACAGTCACTGCTCTGATTTTAAGTAATGGCTTATAATCCCAAGGCTGATATTTATTCAAAAACCAAATCAGGCTGAAATGAGTGACTCACATTTTTATATGCTGCGTTGAGTTCACTagctgcaaatgaaagaaacaagGGATCTAAAAGACTATTCCATGTACTTTGCTGGACAGGAAGCAGCACTAAAACTGGCAGACAACAAGGCGGTTCTGATTGCACTTTTTGTCGTTCCAAGTGCCATCAGTGTACATCTCCACACActcctcttctcctttgccaGAAGGCTCATGTGAATACCAGTTGGTATAGCTCAGTTCAGCACCACTCAAGAACTGGAATTTGCCTGGGATTAGAGCTTCCTTTATCCCCAGGTAGGCATACCTATTAAACTTCTTCACAAAGTGAAGAATGGCAGCATTCTCATCTGCGTTCCTTGGAGCTGCAATACACCCTCCAGCCTCCTGGCACATTTTCACTGTAGTATGAAAATCAGCTGTTTTCCCACTGgtagcaaatatttttcctccagATGTTGTTATCTTCTCTTGTAAGCGAAGGACTGCAAAATCAGGTGGAAGTCATTAATTTTTATGGATTATCTTGTAGTCAACTTGCTGCCAATTGCAATTCCCACTACTGTAATTCATGACTTCAGGTTAAATCCAGAAATAATTAAaggagatgaaaacagaaaatttaagACTAAAAATAGAGAACAGAGACAACCACcaaaagctaaaataaatctgaaaagatgaggggaggggaaaaaaaagagaagtaagaAGAAACATAATTATACATGGATTTACAagggttgatagtgataggacatgggggaacagttttaaactcaaacaggagaggtttaggttggatcttaggaggaagtttttcatgcagagggtggtgaagcactggaacaggttgcccaaggaggctgtggatgccccatccctggaggtttccAAGGGTGGGAATTCAAACGGGAATGAAAAGAGGAATTTTCCATTATGATAAAGTACTCTATTAATCCCTTTGATTCTAGCTAAGTACTGTATAAACCCTATGAGATGGCCTGCAGAATATACGGATATTTGTCAATTCTTGAGTAGAAACTTACTTATATACAACCTCATTGTGAATACTTTGAGACCCTTTTAGTCTTCAGTTAGTTAAAGGCATAAGAAACATTCAGGGAGCACTCTTGCATAGGCAGGGTTCTGATAAGCTTGACTTGTTTGCACTCAGACTTCTCCCAGTTGTTTCAGAAACCAACatgctcttcttcctccattcTGTAAGTTATAACCCTTCTGTGTATCAGCAAGCAACGTAAAGGGAATGCGATGAAAAACGgaaaatctgcctttttcttaGAAGATATTTTGCCATTCATCTTCTTTATGTTCCCTATTCCAGCTACAGTAAAAAGTAGATTTAGATAATTACCTCCTTCGAGTTTTAAGATCCGATCTTTTAATTGAAAGACATCTTCCATTTCATTACCAGCAACTGATGGGAAACCTATAAACAGAACCAGCTGTTAAGCAATTTGGGTAGTATTTTAAATCTTGGCTTTTAAGATAAAGCAGGGTTAATTGTGTGAAATTAATGTGAACTTTTAAAGCTTGTTTTACCTGTGTTAGATTACTGCTGTAAACTAGAGATCTTTTCACACATTGAGCTTTCTAAGGATAGGAAAGGGAACTGCTTTCCTGAGCAGTGATGGttatggaaaactgaaatgaaagaactgGAATACTCTTTAATCTTCAAGTCTTGAGGTAGCCCAGACAAAAGACTGCCAATTGCACAGTAAGTTTACTTAATTTTAATTGCATGTTGGGACTGCTGACAGAATCCTTCAGGTTCTTTGAGCATTTCCCCACCTATCACCTGGCAATAAGTTTCTTGCACCTTGTGCAAGAAATTATGGAAAACGATACCCTTTCCTTTGTATCAGCTGAGCTGTTAAGTGGGAGATATTTAAATATCTTATTTTGTACAGGAAATTCATGAAGATCTGATTATTTTCTACCAAGCAGAACCCACATCTTATCCTAGAGCATAGCACTGGGTTTATGAAGCATAAAGGTGGAACACAACAGTACATGTAGATAAAAAATGGCACTGGTAACTGCAGGCACCTGGTAAATAAGCTTGAGATAACCTTCCTTCAGCTCTGAAACCGGGCACTGGAAAAACTGGTGCTGCTCTTCCTTGAGCATGGCAGGGGAGCAGAAGAAGTATCAGTCCCAAGATTTTGTGGAACAACTGTGGTGATTGCATTATTTAAAGCCAAGGATACAATAAGCAGTTTTATTCTCCAGTGAAGAGCcctgtttataaaaaaaaagggaagaaaagaagatgaaaagaaaaagagaggacaTTCTGTATTTGTTATCTGGGTTTGAAGTTTCTTCTATCAGATGGCAATATGAACATCACTAACAGTTGCAAAGTTACATTACTGAGGAGCTTATGGaccaaaaaaaatctcaaatttccccattcccatcccatttttaaacagcaaatacCCTTGTATGCAAATTTTCTCATGGGAAAAGCTACAGTTCTACAGGGCTGATTTTACAGAGGAGCAATAGGTTAATCTGCTTCAATAAGAGAAAGCTAGGGTAAGGTGAACTGGGACATGTGGTCCTCGTAGATTTACTTCAGAGGGAAACAATTATTAACACCCATCTGTTAAAATATCTTTACCTCTGTTGGCACCTTCAGTCACAGTATGCTATAATTCTAATAAAAACGCTGATGCAGAAAAACTCTAAAATGGAAAAGTTTGTGAGCAGTTCAGACAGTTTAAATGGAAACCTCTTCAAAGATGTTCAGCTTACCTGGTAGCTCCAATATGAAATAGGGAAGGCTCATTAAAATGGTCTAATTTATAGGGCGAGTAACTTGAGATTCATCTTCTTATCTGTGGGAAATACCAAGAGCATGAAATATGATACGAATTTGCATATGAATGGAAATGTCATTAAATTGAATGAtagaatgtttgttttcttcaagagCTGAACACAAGGTGTGAGGAAAGTATTTGAGGGTACTTTTCTGGCTTGTAGaatctttttcaaatatttaaaataataataataataataaaaaaaaaaccaaacaataaacaaaatggaaagaaaaaagaaaaccccaaacacttgtaacagaacaaagcagtttCTCAATACTTATTTGAAATACCTGATGCATCCAGAGAATTGCTGTGTAAATGTAGAATTGTAAACATCAGTGAAGATAAGCTAAGATCCGGACTTAACCTGAAGCGTAATATGCACCAGAATCATCCTTGCAGTGCTATCGCTTTCATTATCACTGATAAGAACTCAGTCAGTGATAACTGAAGTACTGTAGCTTAACAGGATCTGAATAGATGGTAGCATAGCCTTGAAGTGAGAAAACTGTGGTATATCCGCAGCTTATGTAGAGGTAACAGAACAGGATATTCCAGGGGAAGGTTATGTATCATAAACAACAATTCTACTGTTGTAAGTAGTACAGTTTTATTCAACAGtatagtggcctttcagtgaAGATAAAAGCAGCTCTCTATCAGTCATGTAACTACAGAGGCCTCAGAGCATGTGGTATCACTGAAATGGAAGATGTTGCCCTGTGTTTGTAAGTTATTCTCAGCTGAGTTTCTGTATTTAACGAGGGAAAGGGGTTAGGGCAGCATCCGAATGTCATAGGAGGGCTAGCAGTTGAGGGATGGAAAGCTACGTCCATACCAGtctgagatgctgctgtgtaGAAGCAAGTCTGAATCCCTTCCATAGGtgctctgtgccctgcacaTTCACACTTACCTCAGCTGAGTTGGAGTCCTCTGTCAGTGGTGTCATGCCCTCAGAAACCAGATTAATTCCCCTACAGCACTGTTTACTGAGTGTTCCAAGAAAGGCACTAAccctgtgaaaaataaataagctgtgCCAGTTGTGCATGCCCCATTAGAAGAGAGCCAGTTTAAATAAGCATGAGTAATCTTTGCTTAAATTTTCTCATCAGATTTTACAGTTCCTCTATTTTGAGTGTTTGACTTAGTCCTCTCAGCATTCTTTTACCTGAAGATTTCTGGTTGTTTCAcgaaacaaacagaaactgaggCATTTACCTGCCTAAACTTAACTTTAAACTTTAAACCTTTAACTTTAAACCTAAGCTTAAACAAAGGTCACCATCAGATACTGGGTGTTTGCATCCATGGTTAGATCACAGATGAGAGCAGCTTGAGAACTTCAACCACATGTGTGAGAGAAACCAGAGGTTAGTAAGGTGTAAAAAGGAAATGAGGCTTGGCCCCTTTTGGTGAGTTTCATATACTGACTGATGGCCTGGGAAAGCTGGGGGGAAACAGACGTTTCCTGGTACATTTCTGCCCAAGATCTGATGTGTATCTGACAAAAGGCAAACCTTTCTTTTCTAGCTTTTCATCAGCATACTGCTAAGGAGAAACAAGTTAATTTACAACATTTTTGAGCAGTATGTCCCAGTAGCTCATTGAGACTGAGGAATATGGACCTAACAGTTCTAGAACACTGTGgagaattttcttctgtgtttctacaTTTATCATACAGTGCTAGTGAAGCAAATCAAGAAGATTAAGAATTGGTTCAGTGTACTTACCTGCAGTGTGATTAGGTAAATATCAAACATACTGAGGACAGAAGTCTGTCAACGCAGCTTTCTTAACTGCTTTGAGGAATATAGACATTGGAGTTGAATTTCAGTTTATGAAAATGGGTGTGTTTCTTCCACCAGCTTGTTTGTTAGCCTTTTCTCTATACACTTAACCTCCCAAAAgctttatatatttttccctcatGGTGATTTTCATACCACACGTAACCCTAAAAATTCTCCCTCCTTATTGTCTTGGTTTGTATTTAAACACCCCAACCCCATTTACATTTTATGTTTACACAGCTTTTGTgctgttctgttgctgcttCCATCCTACCTCACTACCACCTCGTCCcttgctttctgtatttccttttctctgcttaGCCCTCAACATCCTTCAACATCCTCAACAGCTCCCTTATACCTGGGAATATAGGGAAGATCAGAGAGCACATGGGACCTAGTCTCTCTCCTCTCAATTCTGATGTTTAGCAGCACTTGTCAGAGCATGGAGGCTGTTCTTGCTGATCTTTAAAACCAGGAAGCAAAGAATTCAGCAAAATGTAGACACCTGGGAGGGCGACCTTCAACCTATTGTTTTGTTGATTACATTAGCAGCATTAAGACTTAATCATTTCACCTTTACACACTATGATCGATgctcaaaattaaaaaaaaaaaaaaaaaaaaaagaaaaaaaaaaagccacaaaaaatcaaaaaacccaaccaaactCAAAAACCCTAACACCCCAAAACTTTGTTTATGAATTagataaaacagctttttctgtatATTCTTCATCTGTCCTCCACTGTCTGCATGTGAAAGCTCAACTGTTATATATAATTACAATCACTGAAACTTCCTCAAGTGCCTGGGTGCTCTTGCAGCACAGCCTCCTATCTCCTGAATCACAGGAGCAGAGGTGAGTGAAAGCTACATTCAGGTTTCAGCTGGCACATATGTAGCCTATCACCCTTGAGCCAACCACCACCAAACTCTGGTTTCCTAATGGGCACTTCAGCTCAAGTCCAATCCCcttaacatttttaaaggcaCTACTCTAATTTCCAAGCATCCTGTATTGATCACGCTTAAGATCTAGGTCTGTTTGTATAATCGTAGGCTAATACAATTTTGAGTAGTAGACTTCAACATGACATTTACTTACAATCTGACTCTCATCAACACCCAGACAAGCACGTCTGTTTTACCATTACACAATATTCTCAAGAACATTGTTTCCCTCTAGCTCATGAGAGTTCTAGAGGGACTGTCACTCTTTCCACCTCATTTCAGTGTGGTTTCAAAATCAGCAAGCAAATATCTCCAGtagtaaatatttcttctcccaCTTACGGTTCTGctaaagaaaagctgcaaataaACATGAAGTGTATGATTAACCTTAAGCTTACCTTACACTTGCAGCACTGGCAGGACCTTGTGGCATCAGGGCACTGGTGTTTTTTCACCTCctggaaaagaacagagcaaTATTGTAATTAAACTTCCTGAAGTCTGGCTTCAgtattgaaaataaaacctatAAAGGAGACATTGGTCACAATTTTGACAATATAAGGTAGCCATAACACCCTAGGTCATGTCCTGTCACTTAGTCTGTGCACACAAGGTTGAACTGGAGCTCAGTTTTCTGATGAACCATGGgactttgttttaaatcatcCCCCCCGCCCCTCCCTTGCCCATccaccttttttcccctccacaaaAATCAGGAATACACTGAAAGATACTTATTTGATGTAATCTAAAGTCAGTTTCTTTACAGGTGGGAGGGATTtgtgcagagggaaggaggaaggaatgatTTTTGAGTTTTTCTAAGAGAAAACATCCAATTAAACTACACAGTTATAAAAGAGGATATCAGTCTAGGCTGGAAATTACCAGGTAGCATGTTATGTAAGATTTTACACATTAAAGATTTTAATACGGACCTTATATAGTCATCATGTATACATTGGTATGATGGGAACAAATAATCTATTAAAGAACAGAATACTCTGAATTTAGCAAGACATCTATGCAGTGAACATGCAAATTAGTTTCAGATAATAAATCAGGATTGTATGATCTGTCCTCTTCCCATATTAAATTTTTGCCAAACTTTTTATTGGCAATATAGGTCTCCAAGAACACTATTTTGTAAAGCATGTTCACATTTTGAATTCTATCCAGCATGCTGCTGAGTGCTCTCATCCTGTGTGAGGTCCTGGTGAAAATtac encodes the following:
- the LOC107315599 gene encoding pulmonary surfactant-associated protein A-like, with the protein product MQSPQLFHKILGLILLLLPCHAQGRAAPVFPVPGFRAEGRLSQAYLPGFPSVAGNEMEDVFQLKDRILKLEGVLRLQEKITTSGGKIFATSGKTADFHTTVKMCQEAGGCIAAPRNADENAAILHFVKKFNRYAYLGIKEALIPGKFQFLSGAELSYTNWYSHEPSGKGEEECVEMYTDGTWNDKKCNQNRLVVCQF